The nucleotide window cattttcattgaaaaaaaaccttactcTCCACAAAAGTGGCACTGGAATGGGAGCAAGAGATGACTAAAAGTAGTGTAGTACTAAAACTGGTTTATCTGTGATGATTTGTTATTACAAACTGGAATGCATAGTTAGCAGATGAACACAAAGTCATTAAGAGAACAGTTTAACTCATCTGTTTAACCCATAATTGAGATTGGTTTCTGAAACCTTTAATTAACACAGAaagttttcaaatactttttggaaagcatgctcttttctttcccaggggCATAACTTATGTTTTTAGTGAACATGATAAACATCATGAGAGTTAAGACttcaaatataataaaacagCGCACAGCAAAAGAATGAAGTCAGGaaccattttatttccatcCAGTATTGCAAGTATTAAGGATGGCATAAGAGCTCATTCCAGCACTATAATTTATGAAATTATTACATCCCTAGAAGAGGCAAAGCTTATAATGCTTCCTGTTTTTCCGTCCCAAGTGCTTATAAGCTGTGTGattatttggtttgttttaactGTGTCTTTCTGTCCTTATCCAATACAAGCCCCCTTcatcctctccccagccaccaaaatacagtaactgggtgtgcagaagcagcactgaggCAGTCAGTAATgagaagttataaaaatattaaacagcaaCATGCACTACACTAACACCCAGGATGCTCACAACATACAGAAGACAACTTTGCAACTATATCATGTTCCATTTGCCACCATTATCTATGAAGATCAGTACTATAAGATTTGTTGTCTAGTACATGCGCACAACAGTTACTCCAGATTCTTCTGATTCCTCCCAATTTCTAGACAAcaattcattttgtatttactatttttaagacaaaatactgaaactgGTTTCAGGCATTAGTGTCCAACTGGTTTTAATAGCAAGATTCAAATGGCATCTTCCACAATTATAGAATTAATGCCCAGTACTTgtcaaaagctttaaaaattaaggtatgttgaaaaattactttcagtaTACCTCATGCAATTGAACTGCTCAAATAGTTTAAACTCTTAATTTAACACATTCTAAGTTAGTGAAGAGTTCATATTTAGAAACTAATTCCAGACAGTTCTTAGACCTCATATGGCAGGAGatgaaactgtttaaaattatCACTATCATTGGGAAAAATtcccataggaaaaaaaaaaaagtatgtacaCTCTCACTATAGCCAGGCAATCAACTCTTCCATTTCAATACCATCATAAACATTTAATTGAATTGTTTCAACCAGTAGAACTCAACCAACAAttcatatttcagatttttcaaacaTATGATTACATGTTAAAGGCTGCATTTTTTGTtcaaatctaaataaaatttttctcttccaataCAATCAACTCAGTTCAATGCATTTAAGACTGATTTATATATCGTTATCTCTCCTTTACTACTCTCCACCTATACAGATCTTTAGAGAGATATTAAGCAAAAGGATTATAGAATGCaatgaagaatttaattttaaacttagCACTTATCTGAGCATGTCTGCAAACGCTCTCTTACACGAGGTGGAAGTGTTTTTAACAACCTTTCTTCTACAATTAGACTATTCCGCTTTAAGAACTGACATTCTTCCAGTTCAGCAGGAAGTGATTCAAGATAGTTTCCAATGAGCTCTAATTGAACAAGGTTCAGTAGCTGACCCACACAAGGGGACAAATTCATCAGACTGTTATTCcccagaagaagaaattgcagCTTTCTGCACTGAAACAATCCATCAGGCAGCATTTCAatctagaaaaaggaaagaaaagaacaaaaataatgtatattAGAAGTTGTTAGCCTACATGCAGCTCCATGTTTTGAcatttcctggttttatttcagggtaaaaaaaccctcagtttATAGAAGGATAAGGAAAGGGAAGATTGTAATGCTTCTATCACAAAGTGATAAAGTGCTTGAGAACACTTCAATGGTTTTATATACCTGTTTTGTTATGAGGATGCTTAGCTACTAGCAGAAGTCAAGACATAAGCATGGCAGGGAGGAgcatatacatgcacacatgcacagaagTGCGTACAAACGTGTGCATGTGCAGGTGGCAGGGGAGATAAATAGGTTACTATCTCCTAAGAATCGCTTAAAGAACACACACAGATTGTGGAGAGACAGACAGTTCCTGTGTTATGAAACCTGCACAAGCAGTTATCTGTGCAGTACAGTAGTAACTTAGTCCTGGTCCACACTACTGACATATGACATCCAAAAACAGCTTCACCAGTGAAAACAATTATAAACCTCAAAAGAAGTCTTAAGTCACAAGCCCGGACCCCACACTAATGAGCCAGACAGTTTAGCACTGCTGATGAGGTTACCAGCTATAATTATTTCCCTCTTCCCAATCAGACAGCTGAGCTGCTCATCACCTAGCTGGTGATTCACTACAGCTTTCAGTTTGACATTTTAAGGTAAAAATTTAACACTGTTCACTTCCATTAAAATACTACATAGGCTAGACAGCTGCAGGGAAAGTGAAGATACATTTCTGCAACCATCCTAACCTATACTATCTCTGGATCAGAGCCCTTAAGCTGCTACAGACCAGGATAGTACTCACTCAGTATTACACAAGCTTTGATGACACCAAAGTTTTAGTAATTAAACAAGCACCACCCCTTTTTTCAGCCTTACTGGGTTTACTTTAATCATGAATAccacaaaagcattttgaacCAGAGGCTGTTCCAGAAGAAATGGTAGGTTAAGTCaatatttggggtttgggttggttgttttttgtttggttttgtgttttttttttttttgtagtaattCAAAGTTCTACTTACATGGTTTTTTGTCAAAGCCAAGTACTGCAGATTGGTCAGATAACCGATTTCTTCAGGGATGGAGGTTAGCTTATTATAGCTAAGATCCAGATAGTGtaattttttacaaagaaatagCTGCAAtggaacatttttaatattattataatttagATACAATTGTTCCAGGTTTGATAGTGCACCAATCTGCACTGGGACATATGAAATACTGTTGTGCCACAATTTTAAGCAAGAAAGGTTCTTAAGATGTTGAAAACTAATTATTTCTTCCACTGTtctgagattattttcttttaagtcaaTTTCATGCAAATTGTTTAGGGTAAAAATGGAATGGGGGATGCGCTCTAAATCACAGCAGATTAATTCCAAGGTTCTCAGGTTTACCAGCTTCTTCAGGTTATTTAGCACTATCAGTTTATTTCCCTCATTGTTGATAGACAAGTGTTGTAAAGAAGGCATAAGATCTGTAACCACTTGAGGTATGCGGGAAAGGTTGTTTTTTAAGTGAATTGATCTCAGATTTTTTAGCCCCTGAAAGCTTTCGTTGTATATGGAGTTGTGATGATCTAGCATGAAATATCCTGTTAAGCACAATTCTTCtaggttttttaaatgaaagacccAAAACGGAATTCTTCCCATCTCACTAGATTTCAGGCGCaatgttttcagattttcttctaaaaagctGACTGCTGGATAATCCATCGTTAGTGATGAATGATAAACATTGAGTTCTTTGAGATTGACTAGCTGGGTCACAGCTGAAGGAAGTTTGGCTTCAGGGATAAGTTCCAGGCTTAGGACTTCTACTTCTGTCAATTCAAAGACACTGTCTGGAAGACCATTTAACATGAAAAGGTGAAGTTCAATCTTGTCTTGGGAATTTTTTactagtttatttttcagtttttccactgaCCATTCATTGTTAagatttatttgtttcagtttgttttcactCAAATCAGACAGGAATATTGAGAATCGTTGGGAATAGAGAGGATCATACTGATCTGCCAAGTGGAGAATAAATGCAAAGTCATTCTTTACATCAGGTATGTCACTGTAATTACTTCTCTCTCTCAACTTCTCAAAAGAATATTGCTTAAGTGAACTTCTTAACATCCACCACAAACTATAAGTACAAGTTAACCCATAGAAGATCACTAAAACAACATAAAACGAAgccaaaactttaaaaatttctgcTAGTGAATAAACGCACTGGTACCTTTTGTAGCCCGTAAAGGCTTGAACATTAACTACACAATCAATTTCAAGTGTAATAAATGATAAATAGTAGGGgacataaattattattattacaaataCAATGACTTTCACTATAATCTGTTTCATATACACTGTATATATGACATCCTTCTCTTCAACATGTACTCTgaatttcttcactttttcaaaTATAGCTTTAGCTTGTTCCCCTTCTTTTTTGTCAAGAACACTTGAGGaattttctcttccagctgttTCCAAGCCAGGTTGCGAATAAGGCAGGGACTGTCTGCTGGCCCCTATATCTACTGAACTCCCAGGTGATGAAATCACTGCTTTTGATTTGGCTATTGGCAACTTCCTCACAGACTGCTCAGCAACTGTTTCTGAGAGGGCGCGCGTTGTCCATGGAGAAtcaaaacacttctgaagaaTGGCTACAAAGTGCTCAAGCCTGGAACTTGTACTAGGGTAGTAAAGCCAGAAATTACTgcaagctgcaaaaataaaggtatgtaGAAGCACTAGGTATGGAAAAAATTTGGCAAACCAGTGAAGCTGTCTCTCATAACATACTGCATCAATATAGGAATACTGCTGCCGATGGAGATCATTCTGGATTTTAAGCGGGATGATTATCTGTGCTGTAGAGCTAGCCGACATGTTAAGGTTGGCTTTAAGTAAATCCCAAGGCACGGCACAATGATTGTCAAATTCTAGCTTGCAAGGAAGACAACACAATACTCTGGTTTGAGTAAGCTGGAGAGCCCCAGCGAGCACAGCAACTAGCAGCATTATCATGGTGAGGTAATACCAGAAGACATCCCACCATGGTTTTAGTATGTGGTAGGATGACTGGGCATCTGCTAAGTATTTGAGTTCTGTTAGCGTGATCATGACTTTCACCTGTGAGAGAACAGCAGCtggtagaggaaaaaagaaaaaaagacatcctTAGAGAACTGTTAAAAACAATTTCTCACCATTAAACACTTGAAACTCATTACTGTTTTCACAGTTCAAAACATGTAACATTTGGCCTAGCATCCAGAGCATAGCAAAAGGATCCAAGAACTCCTAGCACCTAACCCTAGGCATCATATCTATTTTAAGGAAAGTTacttgaaatgcaaaaatttaaGTGAAGAGTGAAACTAACATCAGAGATTAGGAGAAAGTCTGTTTTGACCAAACATTTGGGCACTGTTCAAGTAGAAACAACAAGCAGGTATAAGTTAAAGAAGCGTCTGATATATTACTAGCAGTCCTTCACCACTGTCCTAAACTTACATAGCAAAAGTGATTTCTCATTTATGAGGAATTCCAAAAATCAGAGCAATATATTAACATGATGGCTCTTGTGATTTAGAATTTTCTATGAGATTACATAATTCTACCCAAGAATAAAGATTACAccaaaattctcaaaaaagcagttttgcattaCATTCTTATATATAATTCCCCATCTTCTCCCATCAAGAGAATTAAGCATACtgacagaatgaaaatgaaactaaCACAACTTATTATTGTCCAATACTGTAATATATATAACAATGGCACGCTTAACCCCCAGCAGCATAGGTTTGAGTCATACTTACTTTACTAATTAAAGAGAATAAAGTATGCAGCACTGCTCAGTCAGGAGGTCTACACCTTTTAAAATTCCTTGGACATGCCATCTTTACATTTGTCTTCATTCTGGATGGAGAAAACATTgaatatgctttatttttaatggctttacctaaataaagagcaaacatttcagctttcattaGAACTGCTGCTTATTGCAGACATCAGGATCCATTAAGCTCTGCATTGCTACAGCTACATGAAATGGAACAGGACACACAGACATGATCACATAGAACGTGAAGTCAAAGTTTTGCACAATCACGTCAacacaaaaaccagaaaaccgCCTACAGCTAGCCCTATTTCAACTgggaagtaattttattttttttcaaataactatgtgaaaataaaatacgcAACATGCAAGACTTCAAGTAGTAGAATTCAGTCATAATTTTGATATACCAAGGTTTGGCAGAAAGGCAAGTTTCTCAAAAACAGAGACCAATATTTTCCATCctgaaacaaattaataaacTATCCAGTGTTAATGGCTATACCACAGACACTACCAGGTTTGGAGAAAACGTACTATAAACTTTAAGCAGTACAGATATTAAGCAACACAGATGTTCTGTATTGTTCTtaatcatagaattatttagaTTGGAAAGTACCTTTGAgattgagtccaaccgttaacaTCGCACTGCCACGTCCGCCACTAAACCACATCCCTAAGCActacatctacacatcttttaaacacctccagggatggtgactccaccacttccctgggcagtctgttccaatgtttgacaaccctttcagtgaagaaatttttcttcatatccAATCAAAACCTCCcttggtgcaacttgaggccatttcctcttgtcctattgcttgttacttgggagatgtgaccaacacccacctcgctacaacctcctttcaggtagctgtagagagagtgataaggtctcccctcagtgtccttttctccaggctgaacaactccatttccctcagccactccttaTAGGACAAATGCTCTAGAACCTCCACCAGCTTCTTTGGatgcactccagcacctcaatgtctgtgttgtagtgaggggcccaaaactgaacacagtatttgaggtgcagcctcaccagtgccaagtacagggggacaatcacttccctagtcctgctggccacactattttctgatacaggccaggatgctactggccttcttggccacctgggcacccTGCCACCTCATAGTCATAATCATTGGTATTGGACATTTCAATTCCAAACAGAGCTGACAAGCTGTTATAACAAGACAAACAACAGCTGAACTAAGGCAGAACCTTATTCTTACTCCACATTCACATTTGAAGGGAGAAGAATGGCCAAAAATAAGTTAACCCTTCTTGCATTGACAAGGCTACTTTTAATAGAATGTAGAAACTTACCAGGCCCACTCAAGGGAAAGCAGCTGAAGGAGGACAGGATGGCTACAAAACACTcctggagagaaaataaatcatcatCAGATCATGAAATATTTGGACTCCAACAACTGTAAGTATTAGAACAACAGCTCATTACTCCTTCCACAGCAGTGTTGTAAAGATCCAACATTTAATGACCAAAAGACCTAACTAGATCTACAAGATCTAgttagaataatttaaaatgatcCTGTCAAATTATTTACTTGGTCACCACCTGAAAGTTGCTTTTCCTGAAGTAGAGATGTAGTAATGGCCCTTGTCATTGTCCCCTAAAGCACTAAAAGCCATTTCAAGTcaacattttttgcatttatatgaAGTTACTAGTCCTGCAGCTGAGATGCTCTAACCATAGCTAAGAAACAGCAATTTCTTCAATCACTCCAGCTCATCTTGCAAAAAACACATCTgtaaatacctttaaaatgaattcttttGGTATAATTCTTTGGGGTTTTAATATAAATTCTTAGgtataaaagcacaaaaagataCTAAACCCATCCAAACTAAGGCTTTAATTCTACAAAGAATATCCAGATCATGTCTCTACTCAAGCCAAACATGCTTGATTTGAATGtagacagaaaaatcaaaagtatttttttcatttccaaccTAAAATGAAAACCTGTCAATTATTCTCACTTGAACTTTgctacaaaaaaatgaaagacttgGGACTCCTGTTAAAGTTGTAAAGAACACactaagaaataaatatgttgAATGATTCAAGAAAGTAAGAGCAAAAGGTATAAATagcatatttttaacaaagaaaaaacatttgaaaagtcaAAATGATCACTGAACTGGCTGAGAGTTTAAAATAGTATGCAAGGTCTAATTAGCATGAGGATGGGAACAATTCTTTTCTTGACAAACACGTAAACCTCATCAGGGACTTGGGCAGatactaacattttaaaataagatgtttTATGTAACTAAATGCTTATTAGAGAAAGTTACAtgtaaaacaattaaataatgCACATATGTACTTCGCACTTTTATACAAAGAACACCACTTTTCTGGTAACAGACCTATTCTGGGGAACAAGCAAGGCTCTTGTTGAGTATAAGGGACAGAATTCAGAGTACCATAAAACAGTTAACACCGATAAAGTATTTTCTCTAAAAgttacagaaagaagaaacacaaaatggaatttaagccaattctattaaaaaaatatcgGTATACTTGAGAATACGCATAACTCAATACACCTTCTTCAACCAGTGCCATAATGCTGAgagtagtttatttttatacagattGAGAACTCAAAGTGAGACTGACCCATGTAATTTTGTAAGGtctgtttctgtaaaatgctttctttgtcaCCTCCCTGCCTTGAACTGGAAAGTTGTTAGTCCCTATCAcatattccagaaaaaaaggctacATTCTTGAGGCAGTTTTACAACACCTTCTAGCAGAAAGCAAGTGTCACaatattaagtatttaaatactttaacTCCTTGTTAATGACCACTTTTTTAAACTAATCAAGCATAAGTATTCATTACAATTCTATGTATACAAAATAAAGTTTCCTATGAGAGAAATACATTGTATATACAAGTGTAATATAAACATGTGAATTATTAATGATAATGTTGCTaaagacagttttctttcaaatcctATCTGTATGCCAAGAGTGACTAATCAAATGGAATAATGCTGAACTATAATGGGTTTGATAAATCTCATCTCCAGCAGCTTTCAACCCATATCAAAGCcataaaagcttttcaaagtgGCCTAATTCAATTGGCAATCTTTCTCAGAAGATGAGAGACAACAGTTTAGCCCCAGGCTAAATGATGACTTCAGGAGAGTTACCCCAGACCAGTACTGGGACACAGGccaggaaaataaagcaataaagatCACTAATATCTAGGCAATTTTTAGTTACTTCAAGACTTACAGATCTTACCAATAGAAACATATCCAGAACATGAATAAAAGGCTATCATTTTGACAAATATTATCTATAAGCTG belongs to Aquila chrysaetos chrysaetos chromosome 12, bAquChr1.4, whole genome shotgun sequence and includes:
- the LRRC8B gene encoding volume-regulated anion channel subunit LRRC8B gives rise to the protein MITLTELKYLADAQSSYHILKPWWDVFWYYLTMIMLLVAVLAGALQLTQTRVLCCLPCKLEFDNHCAVPWDLLKANLNMSASSTAQIIIPLKIQNDLHRQQYSYIDAVCYERQLHWFAKFFPYLVLLHTFIFAACSNFWLYYPSTSSRLEHFVAILQKCFDSPWTTRALSETVAEQSVRKLPIAKSKAVISSPGSSVDIGASRQSLPYSQPGLETAGRENSSSVLDKKEGEQAKAIFEKVKKFRVHVEEKDVIYTVYMKQIIVKVIVFVIIIIYVPYYLSFITLEIDCVVNVQAFTGYKRYQCVYSLAEIFKVLASFYVVLVIFYGLTCTYSLWWMLRSSLKQYSFEKLRERSNYSDIPDVKNDFAFILHLADQYDPLYSQRFSIFLSDLSENKLKQINLNNEWSVEKLKNKLVKNSQDKIELHLFMLNGLPDSVFELTEVEVLSLELIPEAKLPSAVTQLVNLKELNVYHSSLTMDYPAVSFLEENLKTLRLKSSEMGRIPFWVFHLKNLEELCLTGYFMLDHHNSIYNESFQGLKNLRSIHLKNNLSRIPQVVTDLMPSLQHLSINNEGNKLIVLNNLKKLVNLRTLELICCDLERIPHSIFTLNNLHEIDLKENNLRTVEEIISFQHLKNLSCLKLWHNSISYVPVQIGALSNLEQLYLNYNNIKNVPLQLFLCKKLHYLDLSYNKLTSIPEEIGYLTNLQYLALTKNHIEMLPDGLFQCRKLQFLLLGNNSLMNLSPCVGQLLNLVQLELIGNYLESLPAELEECQFLKRNSLIVEERLLKTLPPRVRERLQTCSDKC